A genomic region of Metopolophium dirhodum isolate CAU chromosome 1, ASM1992520v1, whole genome shotgun sequence contains the following coding sequences:
- the LOC132937068 gene encoding YTH domain-containing protein 1-like, with protein sequence MVPSSIQWTMTPSVNILVYPISRYVISPVIKSPGTTIRRRSQRHTSTSGRTSFNVRRCSESRARRSLSDNCGNRQHRRSQKYRRLQTYPPKRSPYRRRNGCSKSRYDKRSGSRDTYSSGLRSVTHHRDKQAPQDRKQEQDKDVDVESDEDEEDKELEAEVEVEDCDYDGDDDNINDDDDYDEDDDDDDDDDNDQVVDDGYEYEEQLEFGKEEHKRSDDATITYGWGPQPPVGETQSRVMRRSANIVLLAHGNRSLYVLTIQRNQVTSVSFSSDRYRNRCSSSTTVISYKLPGGQFILTDDEQHNCQGGRNILCTCPDDQQWYSAAINHFMTNFTTRGPTTSATTGQAVGDRPQFMPLGNWYRTQQDNDSETILASGGVKYDHHWRGNCNYYPYKPAHVSRQLAGHKRVYAVPDACCLFPGEEHTFQLKTPHAKTKTATTKTKTTTVTVTTTYKCKFVPLARLHENSRLYGPILSSLPAVLSGMNLICSP encoded by the exons ATGGTGCCTTCATCAATACAATGGACAATGACTCCTTCGGTTAATATTTTAGT TTATCCGATATCGAGATACGTAATATCGCCGGTCATTAAGTCTCCCGGAACAACCATCAGACGCCGCAGCCAACGCCATACATCGACGTCCGGCCGGACTTCCTTCAACGTTCGTCGCTGCAGTGAATCTCGCGCCCGTCGTAGTCTCTCCGACAACTGCGGTAACCGTCAGCATCGCCGATCGCAAAAATACCGTCGCCTGCAGACGTATCCCCCGAAACGATCTCCCTATCGTCGGCGAAACGGCTGCAGTAAGTCACGGTATGATAAGCGCAGTGGATCCCGGGACACGTACAGCAGCGGTCTGCGGTCTGTGACCCATCACCGAGACAAACAAGCGCCACAGGACCGGAAACAGGAGCAAGACAAGGACGTAGACGTAGAGTCTGACGAGGATGAGGAAGATAAGGAGTTGGAGGCGGAGGTGGAGGTAGAGGACTGCGACTACGATGGCGATGACGACAACATCAACGatgacgacgactacgacgaagacgatgacgatgacgacgacgacgacaacgaccaAGTCGTAGACGACGGATATGAGTACGAAGAGCAACTGGAGTTTGGGAAAGAAGAACATAAACGGTCGGACGACGCCACTATTACATACGGCTGGGGACCGCAGCCACCGGTCGGCGAGACGCAAAGTCGTGTCATGCGACGTTCCGCCAACATTGTATTGCTGGCTCACGGCAACCGTTCATTGTACGTGCTCACGATCCAACGAAACCAGGTGACCTCAGTCAGCTTTTCCTCCGATCGTTACAGAAACCGTTGTTCATCGTCTACCACCGTCATCAGTTACAAgct ACCAGGCGGACAATTCATTCTGACTGATGATGAGCAACATAACTGCCAAGGTGgcagaaatattttatgtacttgTCCCGACGATCAACAGTGGTATTCGGCAGCAATCAACCATTTCATGACAAACTTCAcg ACTCGCGGCCCGACGACTTCGGCGACGACGGGACAAGCCGTCGGCGACCGCCCGCAGTTCATGCCGCTGGGCAATTGGTATCGGACGCAGCAAGACAACGACTCCGAAACCATCTTGGCGTCCGGCGGCGTAAAGTACGACCACCACTGGCGGGGCAACTGCAACTATTACCCGTACAAGCCGGCGCACGTCAGCCGCCAGTTGGCCGGCCACAAGCGCGTGTACGCCGTTCCGGACGCTTGCTGCCTGTTCCCGGGCGAGGAACACACATTCCAGCTGAAGACGCCGCACGCCAAGACGAAAACGGCCACCACCAAGACCAAAACCACCACCGTCACCGTTACCACTACGTACAAGTGCAAGTTCGTCCCGCTGGCGCGGCTCCACGAAAACAGCCGTCTGTACGGACCGATCTTGTCGTCGCTGCCGGCCGTTTTGTCTGG
- the LOC132935870 gene encoding ATPase ASNA1 homolog, whose amino-acid sequence MDPVLREDDLPEACLQNILYQKSLKWVFVGGKGGGGKTTVSCGVAIQLSLVRETVLLLSVDPAHNISDAFGQCFTKTPTKVEGFNNLFAMEVDTDNDENQTLFEPDDGSETVQLGNNLVKIVLSIFPGIGETMRYAKIMKLVKNMDFSVIVIDTASSGHTLKLLTFPSMMGKALRNFLELRNRMGPYLNQISMLFGPGFNVEEIIQKIDELLNYINTFNQQLKNHEKTTFICVCIAEFLSLYETERLFQELNNNEIDCHNIVVNQLYPNNEESDPNCKKCSSRKELQRTYLEQIKDLYLNCHVTKLPLLEKEVRGVPDLKDFSNYLIYPNYVYPKIE is encoded by the exons ATGGACCCCGTTTTAAGAGAAGATGATCTACCCGAAGCGTGTTTACAAAACATACTCTACCAGAAAAGTTTGAAATGGGTTTTCGTCGGTGGCAAAGGAGGTGGTGGTAAAACTACTGTCAG ttgtgGTGTGGCCATTCAATTGTCTCTAGTCCGTGAAACAGTACTACTATTATCAGTTGATCCAGCACACAACATATCTGACGCTTTTGGACAATGTTTCACCAAAACCCCTACTAAAGTCGAAggtttcaacaatttatttgcTATG GAAGTAGACACTGATAACGATGAAAACCAAACTTTATTTGAACCTGATGATGGATCTGAAACAGTACAGTTAGGTAACAATCTTGTGAAAATCGTTTTATCGATATTTCCCGGTATTGGTGAGACAATGAGATATGCTAAAATAATGAA GTTGGTTAAGAATATGGACTTTTCAGTTATTGTAATTGATACAGCTTCTTCAGGACATACTTTAAAACTACTGACATTCCCTTCGATGATGGGAAAAGCTTTAAGAAACTTTTTGGAACTTAGAAATAGAATGGGCCCTTACCTAAATCAAATATCTATGCTTTTTGGACCGGGTTTTAATGTAGAGGAAATTATACAGAAAATTGATGAATTGTTGAattacattaatacttttaatcaacaattaaaaaaccat gaaaaaacCACATTTATTTGTGTATGTATTGCTGAATTTTTGTCATTGTATGAAACTGAAAGGCTTTTCCAAGaattaaacaataatgaaaTTGACTgccataatattgttgttaatcaATTATACCCGAACAATGAAGAATCCGATCCCAATTGTAAAAAGTGTTCTTCCAGAAAGGAATTACAGCGCACCTATCTAGAACag ataaaGGATTTGTATCTTAATTGCCATGTTACTAAGCTTCCATTGTTAGAAAAAGAAGTACGAGGTGTTCCTGATTTAAAAgatttttcaaactatttaatatacccAAATTATGTTTACCCTAAAATTGAATAA